TGCCCTGTCTGAACATGTGTCCTTAAAAGTAATCAAGGAGAACTCCATGCTTATACTCACCCGCAAAGTTGGTGAAAGCATAAACATCGGTGATGACATCACGATCACCATCCTGGGCGTTAGCGGCCAGCAAGTACGAATCGGCATCAACGCTCCCAAGGATGTTGCCGTGCATCGCGAGGAAATTTATCAGCGCATCCAGGCCGGCCTCACTGCGCCGGACAAAAACCAGACGCCTTGAAGCACTTCCAGTAGCCAGCCTTTTGCTTCACCGTGACGGCTGGCGAAAACCCGATCTGCCCGTTCGCCCTCGTTATCCAAGCCGTACGCCTCGTATATGCCTCCGCACTGCAAGATGAAACTGCCATCATGTCAGGAACTTGTTGCATCATTTGCAGCCAAATTCCACGTCATCCTGCGGTCCGAGTGCATTCAGGAGCACGTCGATGAGGCCAACCGTTACACAGCCCATGCTTTCCCTTTCCTGGACGATCACCTTGCTGATAGGGCTGGTCTTTCTGGCGCTCGGGTATGGACTGCGACTGGAAGTCGAGGGGGCTTTCGACGCGACTGACCACTCCTGGCTGGACCTGGCATTACTCCTCTGCGCCTACCTGTTTGCGTTCTGCCTCAAGCCGATCCAGAAGACAATCCTGCGCAAGCTGTGCCAGCGTGAGGCCCAGCGTGCGCATCAAAAAGCAACACGCTGACTTTCTTCGCGCTCTCGCACAATCAGCAGGCCGTCAGCTTCTTGCCGGACCTGCAGCGCCTCATACCCATCGATACAGGCATGTTCAGTCGCCATGGGAGTCATGTGCGTCGTGGTCACCACGATCACCTCCGCTCCCGCCGCTTCTGCGGCCCGAATGCCCACCGTTGCATCCTCGAACACCAGGCAATCCTGCACAGGCACACCCAGGCGCTTGGCACCGAGCAGGTAACAGGCCGGATTTGGCTTGCCGCTGGTGACATCTTCGGCCGTCACCATTACCGCAGGCACGGGAATCCCCGCAGCTGCCATTCGGCGCAATGCCAGTGCCCTGGGCGCAGACGTGACCAGTGCCCACTGATCGGCAGGCA
This genomic stretch from Pseudomonas orientalis harbors:
- the csrA gene encoding carbon storage regulator CsrA — its product is MLILTRKVGESINIGDDITITILGVSGQQVRIGINAPKDVAVHREEIYQRIQAGLTAPDKNQTP
- a CDS encoding HAD-IA family hydrolase produces the protein MSSPNPAVLTRHYRAFLFDMDGTLLNSIAAAERVWSRWAQRHGLDVEAFLTTIHGARAIDTITRQALPGVNAQAEAAWITEAEVNDVEGVVAISGAVEFLKRLPADQWALVTSAPRALALRRMAAAGIPVPAVMVTAEDVTSGKPNPACYLLGAKRLGVPVQDCLVFEDATVGIRAAEAAGAEVIVVTTTHMTPMATEHACIDGYEALQVRQEADGLLIVREREESQRVAF